GCGCGAGAGAGGCCTTGATGCGTTCGAACACGCGAATGCATGCTTCTGCATCGTCGGCATCGACTTCGTGAAAGACCTGGCGCCGCAGTTTCACGAGCATGGCTTCAACCTGTTCACGCAGCGCCTCGCCGGCAGGCGTCAGATGCAAGGTCTTGGCCCGGCGATCGCGCGCATCCTCGCGCCGTTCGATCAAACCGGCGGCCACCAGCTGATCCAGCAAACGAACCAGCGAGGGTCCTTCGACACCCATGGCGTCTGCCAGTACCCCCTGGCGAACGCCGTTGCCGAGGCGCCCGACCCAGATCACCGGCCAGGCGGTGGCCTGCGACAAGCCGTAATCCGCCAACGCCTTATCGGCCGCGGCGCGGTAGGCGCGATGGATGACCAGCATATGGCCGGTCAGCACCGCTAGACGGGCATCGGACGGTTTCTTCATGGAATATATTATAAGCTAACTATTAGCGTCCTATCAATATTCAGGAAGGCGGCCCGCCAGCACGCCGCAGCGCCGCAACCGCCGCCGTACCTCTCCATCCCAGCCCGCGTCCCGCCCACAAAGCGCGCACACAACCGCCCACCTCGTCCCGGAAGGGCCGCGTCCACGGCGCAGCCCTGTCCGCTCATCCCAAGAACCGCCAAATTCCCTGGAAACAAACCCCCGCACGCAGCGGGCCGCCCCCCACCGGGGACGCGCGGATCCGGCTCCGCCGGTCCGCTGCGTCGCCCCCTCGAGGGGGAAGCGCGTCAGCGCTCCGGGGGTGAGCTCCCCCTCCGCCGCGTCGCCCCCTCGAGGGGGAAGCGCGTCAGCGCTTCGGGGGTGGGCTTCCCCTCCGCTGCGTCGCCCCCTCGAGGGGGAAGCGCGTCAGCGCTTCGGGGGTGAGCTCCCCCTACCCAACCAGCAGTGCGACGGGGAAATCCGACAGCACTTCCGCCAACGGCAGGATGCTGTCAGCGCCGACGCGGCGCTCGCGTCCGCTCAGCGCGTCGCGCAGCGTGGCTCCTGCATAGCGGTGGGGCAGTACAACCGACGTCGTGTTCCAGAAATCGGGGTCGATGCGGGGCAGCGAGGTTGCGGGCGCGCGCGGGTCATCCCCGGCCTCGGAACGAAGCGCCTGCGCGCAAAGGCGCGGCGCAAAAACAAAGGCGCAGCGGTCTTGCAGGCAACGCACGAAGGCCAGAATATGGTCGCCCCGAAACCCGAGCACGGGCAGCGGCACATAATCGCCGCGGGCGAACAATTCCGGGTCGGACTGGCGCGCGTGCAGGGCGCCCCGTACGACCGCCTGTTTGATGCGCCCGCTGCGCCAATCGGCGATCAGTGCGTCGGGATCGTTGGAATCCGGCGCTTCCAGCGCCGCGGCGCGCGCCTCATAGTCCACCGGCGCGCGGTTGTCCGGATCCACCAGGCTGAAGTCCCAGAACTCCGTGCCCTGGTACAAGTCCGGCACGCCGGGAACCGTCATGCGCAGCAGGGCTTGCGACAGGCTGTTCACGACTCCCGTTGGCGCGATGCGCGCCACGAAATCGGCGATCTGCCGCGCGGGGGCGCCAGGATCGTTCCCCGGCGCCAACAGGCTGCGCAATATCCGCTCGCAGGCGCCTTCGTAGGCCTCGTCGGGCACGACCCAGCTGGTCCGCAGCTTGGCTTCGCGCAGCGACTTCTGCTGCCAGGCGGACAGGCGATCGGCGAAGGCCTTCAGGCCGGCCTCATCGCCGGGTTCGAGCAGCAGGGGCCAGGCGCCCACGATGCTCTGGAGCAGCATGTACAGATCGGCCGGATGCGCGGCCAGCGTGCCGGCCGGGGTATACGAGGAAGGCATGTGGCGGTTCAGCCAGCCCTCCGCGGTATCGGCCCACAGTGCCGGGAATTCGCTGAGCGCGGCCAGGCGCGCGCGGGTGTCTTCGCCGCGCTTGTGGTCGTGGGTGGCGGTGGCGACCATCGCGTGCGGAAAATGCCGCGCACGCGCGGCGCATCGGCGATGGAACGTCTCCGGCGACATGCTGAAGAGGGCAGGGTCCGCCCCTACTTCATTGCGCGACAGCAGGCGGCCATAGCGGTAGAACGCGGTGTCCTCCAGGGACTTGGCGGTCAGCGGCGGCGTCAGCTGCTGGAATCGGCGGATGGCCTCGCAGCGGGCTTCGCGTTCCGGCGACGGGAAGTCCGCCGGCGCTTCGCCGCCCAGCCAATCGGACACCAGGTCGAGCAGCGGCCCGTCGTCGCCGTCGCGGTCCTGACGGATGCGGGCGTGAGCGCGCATGGCGGCGTGCTGGAAGCGCACCCGGTCCATGTGGTGCCAGCCCTGTTCGTCGGCGTAGACGCGGTAGACGGGAAACACCGACAGCAGGTCCCACAGCACGCGCGAAATGGCGGATTCGCCCCAGTCGCGGGTGCGCGGGTTCAGGCGGGCCACGCGGTGCAGGGCGCGCGCGGCCGCCAGCCGTTCGGCGGGAAAGTGCCGCAGCATGATGAGGTCGCGCGCTTCGTTTGCAATGGCGGAGAAGGGGCGCGGATCGCGTGCGATCGTCTCCCACAGCTCGGTCAGCAGGTCCTCGCCGGCGGGGTCGTGCAGGACGGCGTTGACCTGGCTCATGAAGTCGTAGCCGGTGGTGCCGTCCACCGCCCAGCGCTCATCCAGCGTTTCATCGTCGGCCAGAATTTTTTCGATGACGAGATAGGGCTCGTGGGGCTGCAGCGCGGCCGGCCGGCGCCCCGTGCGTTCATTCAGCGCTGCGCGCAGCCGCCTGCAATAGTCGATGGGATCGCTCAAGCCGTCCACATGGTCCACGCGCACGCCGTCGATCAGCCCTTCTTCGTAGAAGCGCAGGATCATTTCGTGCACGGCATCGAAGACTTCCTGCTTGTCCACGCGCACGCCGACCAGGTCGCTGATTTCGAAGAAGCGGCGCCAGTTGATCTCTTCCGGCGCGGCGCGCCACCACGCCAGCCGGTAGTGCTGCCGTTCCAACAGCGCGTGCAGCCGCTCGCGGCCAGCCTTGGTGGCGGGGTCGTAGTCGGATAGCTGCGCGGGATCCGTCAGCCCGGCGGCGCGCACGCTATCCAGGTTCAGCGGATAGCGGGTGCCGTAGACGTCCAGGTAGAAGCGGTCGTCCTGGGCATCGTGCCGCACCGTCAGGTCGCCGTTTTCCAGCGCCTCGCCATAAGGCAGGCCCAGGAAGGGGGCCAGCACTTTGTGGCGCAGCTCCTCGTCGATGGAATCCCAGGCGATGTCGAACCAGTCGCCGTGCGGGCTGGACCGGCCGAACTCCAGCACACTGTGCCACCACGGGTTGTCCGTGCTGGTTGCCATGTGGTTGGGCACGATGTCGACGATCAGGCCCATGCCGTGGGCGCGCAGCGTCTGCACCAGATCGCGCAGCGCCGCTTCGCCGCCGAGTTCGGGGTTGACCTGTCCGTGGTCGACCACGTCGTAGCCGTGCATGGAGCCCGGGCGGGCCCGGGTGATGGGGGACGTGTAGACGTGGCTGATGCCGAGCTTGGCGAAGTAGGGCACCCATTTGCGGGCATCCGCCAGGGTGAAGCCGCTATGCAATTGCAGACGTACGGTGGCGCGGGGCGGCGTCATGGTTTTCTCCGGTTCTGAACCACCGCTTCCGCGCGCCGCCGCACCGCTTCGTCGTCGAACAGCTGGCCGGCGTTCACCGGCAGGCGGCGGCGCCAGTTGGGGTGCTCATCGATAGTGCCGGGCAGATTCGGCTGCTCGGGTACGCCAAGCAGGTCCTCGGTGGGAACGAGCATCAAGGCCGAGGGCGTGCTGGCGACAAATCGAAGAATCTCCTCGATGGGAGGCTCGGCAGGCGGATCCGCCTGCGCATCCGGCGCGGTGCAGCCCGCCTCGCGCAGCGCGCGCCACAAGGCCTCCCGGTCGCGCCCGCGCTGCGCGTTCGCGGCCGCTTCGGTTTCGTCGTCGCCCAACAGTTGCAGGCGCTCCCGCCACGCGATGTCCGTGCCGTTCCACCATCCGGCGATGGTGGGAAGGTCGTGCGTCGTGCTCATGGCCGCCGAACATGCCGGCCAGCCGCCGGGCTGCTGGAAGGGCGGCGGGTCGCCTTCGCCCTCGCGCTGGAACCAGAGCACGTTCATGCCCAGCATCCCCGCGCTTTCAATGCGCGAATTGAAGCCTTCCGGCACGGTGCCCAGGTTTTCGCCGACCACCACGGCGCGGTGGCGCCAGGCTTCCAGGGCGACCAGCCGCAGCATGTCGTCAAGGGGGTAGCGCAGATATGCGCCTTCCTTCGGGGAGGCGCCGTTGGGCACCAGCCAAAGACGCGCCAGCCCCAGCACATGGTCCACGCGCACGCCGCCCGTGTAGGCCAGCGAAGCGCGCAGCATCTCGCGAAAGGCGGCATAGCCATGCAGCTTCAGCGATCGCGGCGAAAACGCGGTCAGCCCCCAGGACTGCCCAAGAGGGTTGTAGATGTCCGGCGGCGCGCCCGGCGAAAGCGCGTCCAGGATGTCGTCCTGCCGGCTCCAGGCATGGCTGCCGCCCGGGTCCGTGCCGACGGCCAGATCGCCGATCAGGCCGACCGCCATGCCGGCGTCGCGCGCCGCCTGCTGCGCGCGCGCCAGGCCGCGCGCGGCCAGCCACTGCAAAAAGATATGGAAGCCCACGTCCTTTTCATGCGCGTGCGCCCATGCCTTGACCCCGCTGCTGGCCGGGTCCCGCAAATCGGAGGGCCAATGGCGCCAGTCCGTGGCGTCGCCCAGCGGCGGCAGATGGCGGGCGTGCAGGGCCTCGAAGCGCGCATGGCTTTCCAGCGGCTCGCCGCCCGCCATGCGAAATGCCTGGAAGTCCGCATGTTGCCCGGCGCCCGAATCGGTGCGGAACTCGTCGTAGAGCCGCCGCATCACCTTCAGCCGCAGTCGCGCCACGGCGGGCCAATCGACCAGCGGCAGCGCGTCCAGGCGCAGGGCTTCCTCGCCCAGATTGAGTGCGTCCAGCGCGGCGGCGACCATGCGCTCGCCCAATATCGGGCAGGGGTCCGCGTACAGGCCGTTCAGGAACAGCCGGCTGGAAGGGGCGTAAGGACTGTAGCGGCTGGGGTCCGCCGAGAACATGGCGTGGACGGGGCTGATGGCGATCGCGTCCGCGCCGCGCCGCGCCGCCGCGCCGGCCAAGTGCGCCAGCGCGGTGAAGTCGCCCAGGCCGGGAGCCTGCGCCGGCTTGCCGTCGTGCGGCCGGCGCAGGCTGTACATCTGGGCCGCCACGCCCCAGATGCGGGGCGACGGCGTTTCGACGATGTCGGCAATGCTTGGACAACGCCGCGGCGCGACCGCGAGCGTCCATTCGCGGCCGCCCGCGCGCAGGCGGTAATAGCCCGGTATGTCGATGGGCGGGATGTGCGCCGCGCTGTCGTCCGCGCCATGCGCGGTCACTTCTCGCCGTTGGCCGTCCTCGTCGATCAGCTCGAACACCGTGTCCCGCGCGCCGCGCAAGGCGATGGGCGACCCGGTATCGACGATGATGAACGTTTCATGCTCGTCGGATTCGTCCTGGCGCAGGCGTTCGATGCTTTCCTGAATCTGCGAGATGCTGCCGCATGGCAGATCAAGCGCCGTCAGCAAGGCCCGGATGGTGTCGCCGGAAATGCGCTGCGGACGCCCCCGGGCATCGGTCCAATCCACCAGGATGCCCGCCCGTTCCGCCAACTGGGCCAGGGCGGCCTGTTCGTCGCCGGAAAGCGCTTGGCTGCTCATGCCGGCTCCTTCAGGAGCGCCACGGTCACGCCGTTCTGCAGCATGCCCTCGTAAAGCGCGGCGCCCGCGCCGGCTTCGCTTTCGTACAGCAGCGTTTCGCCGCGGTGGTCATCCTGAAGCCAGTCGGGCCTCAGGTCGACCGTGCCCAGGTTCACATAAAGCGACAGGATGGCGCCGTCGGAAAGCAGCCATTGCGCCACGACGGCGCGCAGGCCCAGTATGTGCGCGCCCAGCGCCCGGGCGCCCTCGAGCCGAGGCGCGATCATGCGATGGCGCACCTGCAGCAGGTCCCGGTAGTACGACAGCCAGCTTTCGTTGGCCGGCTCGCGGTAGGGGTCCGATTGCGCGAAGGTTTCGGGATCGTTGGGGTCCGGGATGCGGTCGCGCGTGGCGGGGTTGGCGAAGGCGCGGAACTTCTCGAATTCCTTGCGGCGGCCATCGCGCACGGCTTGCGCCAGTTCCGGGTTGGTGTGGCTGGTGAAGTACAGGAAAGGCGCGGTGGCGCCGCGCTCCTCGCCCATGAAAACCAGCGGAATCTGCGGGCACAGAAGCAGCAGCGCCACGGCCGCGCGCAAGGCGCGCGTGTCGTTGCGCAACAGCGAGATCAGCCGGTCGCCCATGGCGCGGTTGCCGATCTGGTCGTGGTTCTGCAGGAACAGCACGAAGGAAGTCGGCGGCAGATGCGCGCTGGGTTCCCCGCGCCTGGCCCCGTTGCGATGGGCCGAGGGCTCGCCTTGGTAGATGAAGCCGTCGGCCAGTGCGCGGGTCAGGCGCTGCGCTGGGTGCACGGCGTAATCGCCGTAATAGCCTTCGCTTTCGCCTGTCAGCAGCTGGTGCAAGACGTGATGGCCGTCGTCGTTCCATTGGGCCTGATAGCCATGTTCCAGCGGATGGACCTGGTTGTCGTCATTCTCCAGCACCAGATGCACGTGGCGGTCCGCCGGCAGATGGGCGCGCACGTAGCCGGCCATTTCCTCCAGCCAGCCCACGTCGCGGATGGCATGCACGGCGTCCAGGCGCAGACCGTCGAAACGGTACTCGGTCAGCCAGTACAGCGCGTTCTCGGTAAAGAACTGGCGCACCGGGCGGCGCCGGAAATCGATCGCCACGCCCCAGGGCGTATGCAGATCGTCGCGGAAGAAGTCGCTGGCGTAGGCCGATAGATAATTGCCGTCCGGACCGAAATGGTTGTAGACCACGTCAAGGAAGACCATCAGGCCCAGGCCATGGGCGGTGTCGATCAGCCGCTTCAGTTCTTCCGGGGTGCCGTAGGCGCAGTCCGGCGCATAGGGCAGCACGCCGTCATAGCCCCAGTTGCGCGGACCGGGAAAATCCGCGATGGGCATCAGCTCGATCGCGGTGAAACCCAGGTCTGCCAGTTCCGGCAAGCGGGCCTCGATGCCGGCGAAGCCGCCGGCGATGCCGGGATGGATCTCGTAGAACACTGCTTCGCGCCACGGCCGGCCGCGCCAGCCGTCGTTGCGCCATGTATAGCTGCTGGACGTGACCACGCTGTCGTCGTGCACATCGCCGGCCTGCAGGCGCGACGCGGGATCGGGCACGCTCAGGTCCGGACTGACGCGGTAGCGGTAGCGCGTGCCCGGCGGGCAGGGCGTTTCGATTTCGTAGTAACCATCGCCGACGTCGGTCATCGGCTGCGGCTCGGCGCCGGCGATCTCCAGGGTCACGCCGTGCTCGGCGTTGGGGGCCCAGAGACGAAAGCGGGTCAATCCGCTGGGCAGATGGCAGGCGCCAAAGCTGGGCATGAAGGTCCGGCCGGTTTCGGCGCGCGCGGACTGCTCCGTCGGATTGGATGAGGGGGTGTCGGTCATTCGTGCTCCCTGGCGCGGGGATACCCGCTCAATAATGCGATGCCGTGT
The sequence above is a segment of the Bordetella genomosp. 9 genome. Coding sequences within it:
- a CDS encoding MarR family winged helix-turn-helix transcriptional regulator; amino-acid sequence: MKKPSDARLAVLTGHMLVIHRAYRAAADKALADYGLSQATAWPVIWVGRLGNGVRQGVLADAMGVEGPSLVRLLDQLVAAGLIERREDARDRRAKTLHLTPAGEALREQVEAMLVKLRRQVFHEVDADDAEACIRVFERIKASLARNLPPQSTRPEREP
- the treY gene encoding malto-oligosyltrehalose synthase; translated protein: MTPPRATVRLQLHSGFTLADARKWVPYFAKLGISHVYTSPITRARPGSMHGYDVVDHGQVNPELGGEAALRDLVQTLRAHGMGLIVDIVPNHMATSTDNPWWHSVLEFGRSSPHGDWFDIAWDSIDEELRHKVLAPFLGLPYGEALENGDLTVRHDAQDDRFYLDVYGTRYPLNLDSVRAAGLTDPAQLSDYDPATKAGRERLHALLERQHYRLAWWRAAPEEINWRRFFEISDLVGVRVDKQEVFDAVHEMILRFYEEGLIDGVRVDHVDGLSDPIDYCRRLRAALNERTGRRPAALQPHEPYLVIEKILADDETLDERWAVDGTTGYDFMSQVNAVLHDPAGEDLLTELWETIARDPRPFSAIANEARDLIMLRHFPAERLAAARALHRVARLNPRTRDWGESAISRVLWDLLSVFPVYRVYADEQGWHHMDRVRFQHAAMRAHARIRQDRDGDDGPLLDLVSDWLGGEAPADFPSPEREARCEAIRRFQQLTPPLTAKSLEDTAFYRYGRLLSRNEVGADPALFSMSPETFHRRCAARARHFPHAMVATATHDHKRGEDTRARLAALSEFPALWADTAEGWLNRHMPSSYTPAGTLAAHPADLYMLLQSIVGAWPLLLEPGDEAGLKAFADRLSAWQQKSLREAKLRTSWVVPDEAYEGACERILRSLLAPGNDPGAPARQIADFVARIAPTGVVNSLSQALLRMTVPGVPDLYQGTEFWDFSLVDPDNRAPVDYEARAAALEAPDSNDPDALIADWRSGRIKQAVVRGALHARQSDPELFARGDYVPLPVLGFRGDHILAFVRCLQDRCAFVFAPRLCAQALRSEAGDDPRAPATSLPRIDPDFWNTTSVVLPHRYAGATLRDALSGRERRVGADSILPLAEVLSDFPVALLVG
- the malQ gene encoding 4-alpha-glucanotransferase; translated protein: MSSQALSGDEQAALAQLAERAGILVDWTDARGRPQRISGDTIRALLTALDLPCGSISQIQESIERLRQDESDEHETFIIVDTGSPIALRGARDTVFELIDEDGQRREVTAHGADDSAAHIPPIDIPGYYRLRAGGREWTLAVAPRRCPSIADIVETPSPRIWGVAAQMYSLRRPHDGKPAQAPGLGDFTALAHLAGAAARRGADAIAISPVHAMFSADPSRYSPYAPSSRLFLNGLYADPCPILGERMVAAALDALNLGEEALRLDALPLVDWPAVARLRLKVMRRLYDEFRTDSGAGQHADFQAFRMAGGEPLESHARFEALHARHLPPLGDATDWRHWPSDLRDPASSGVKAWAHAHEKDVGFHIFLQWLAARGLARAQQAARDAGMAVGLIGDLAVGTDPGGSHAWSRQDDILDALSPGAPPDIYNPLGQSWGLTAFSPRSLKLHGYAAFREMLRASLAYTGGVRVDHVLGLARLWLVPNGASPKEGAYLRYPLDDMLRLVALEAWRHRAVVVGENLGTVPEGFNSRIESAGMLGMNVLWFQREGEGDPPPFQQPGGWPACSAAMSTTHDLPTIAGWWNGTDIAWRERLQLLGDDETEAAANAQRGRDREALWRALREAGCTAPDAQADPPAEPPIEEILRFVASTPSALMLVPTEDLLGVPEQPNLPGTIDEHPNWRRRLPVNAGQLFDDEAVRRRAEAVVQNRRKP
- the treZ gene encoding malto-oligosyltrehalose trehalohydrolase, producing the protein MTDTPSSNPTEQSARAETGRTFMPSFGACHLPSGLTRFRLWAPNAEHGVTLEIAGAEPQPMTDVGDGYYEIETPCPPGTRYRYRVSPDLSVPDPASRLQAGDVHDDSVVTSSSYTWRNDGWRGRPWREAVFYEIHPGIAGGFAGIEARLPELADLGFTAIELMPIADFPGPRNWGYDGVLPYAPDCAYGTPEELKRLIDTAHGLGLMVFLDVVYNHFGPDGNYLSAYASDFFRDDLHTPWGVAIDFRRRPVRQFFTENALYWLTEYRFDGLRLDAVHAIRDVGWLEEMAGYVRAHLPADRHVHLVLENDDNQVHPLEHGYQAQWNDDGHHVLHQLLTGESEGYYGDYAVHPAQRLTRALADGFIYQGEPSAHRNGARRGEPSAHLPPTSFVLFLQNHDQIGNRAMGDRLISLLRNDTRALRAAVALLLLCPQIPLVFMGEERGATAPFLYFTSHTNPELAQAVRDGRRKEFEKFRAFANPATRDRIPDPNDPETFAQSDPYREPANESWLSYYRDLLQVRHRMIAPRLEGARALGAHILGLRAVVAQWLLSDGAILSLYVNLGTVDLRPDWLQDDHRGETLLYESEAGAGAALYEGMLQNGVTVALLKEPA